Proteins from a genomic interval of Streptomyces fodineus:
- a CDS encoding PrgI family protein yields the protein MHPSDEAADAPYTTARIPADISRPDRLLGPFTARQTAILAVAALVLYGGWWATRPFMTPLAYAALTIPIAGAVAALSVGRREGIGLDRFLLCALAHARAPKRQVHTPEGVPRLPAVIPGRWATAAGPPPAALRMPYDGITADGVLDLHREGKAALATCSTVNFELRSAAEQQNLTAAFARWLNSLTGPTQLLVRCHRIDLAPLADTLQQDAAALPHPELERAARAHADFLADLGTGGNLLGRQIVLVAREEATAPGMRRHTGEGRVRQRVAEAAHALAAAEITVTPLDTEQAAELVRAACNPDTPTPDEEGSEGDLV from the coding sequence ATGCATCCATCCGATGAGGCGGCAGACGCCCCATACACCACCGCCCGCATTCCGGCCGACATCTCCCGCCCCGACCGCCTTCTGGGGCCTTTCACCGCCCGGCAAACGGCCATCCTCGCTGTCGCGGCGCTCGTGCTGTACGGCGGCTGGTGGGCCACGCGCCCCTTCATGACGCCGCTCGCGTACGCGGCCCTCACTATCCCGATCGCCGGGGCAGTAGCCGCCCTCTCAGTCGGCCGCCGAGAGGGCATCGGCCTCGACCGCTTCCTGCTGTGTGCGCTCGCCCATGCCCGCGCGCCGAAGCGCCAGGTGCACACTCCCGAAGGCGTACCACGACTGCCAGCAGTCATTCCTGGCCGCTGGGCCACAGCCGCAGGCCCGCCTCCAGCCGCGCTGCGCATGCCGTACGACGGCATCACCGCTGACGGAGTGCTCGACCTGCACCGTGAGGGAAAGGCGGCCCTGGCCACGTGCTCCACGGTCAACTTCGAACTGCGCTCGGCAGCCGAGCAGCAGAACCTGACGGCGGCCTTCGCGCGCTGGCTCAACTCCCTGACCGGGCCCACCCAGCTGCTGGTGCGCTGCCACCGCATCGACCTCGCCCCGCTCGCCGACACCCTGCAGCAGGACGCCGCCGCGCTACCGCACCCCGAATTGGAGCGGGCCGCCCGCGCGCACGCCGACTTCCTCGCCGACCTCGGCACCGGCGGCAACCTGCTCGGCCGGCAGATCGTGCTGGTCGCCCGCGAAGAAGCCACAGCACCCGGCATGCGACGCCACACTGGCGAAGGGCGGGTCCGTCAGCGCGTGGCCGAGGCTGCCCACGCCCTCGCCGCCGCCGAGATCACTGTCACGCCGCTGGACACCGAACAAGCCGCCGAGTTGGTCCGCGCTGCCTGCAACCCGGACACCCCCACCCCCGACGAAGAGGGGTCGGAAGGTGATCTCGTATGA
- a CDS encoding cytochrome P450 family protein: protein MTDPYRTYARLREAGPVHHTTTPDGAPVWVVTRYEDVRAALTDPRLSLNKANAHTAGRYKSSMPPELDAHLLNTDPPDHTRLRRLVSKGFTARRVEGLRQGVQAHVDGLLDAIADRPADLMQALANPLPMMVICELLGIPTQDHSDFRTWTRSVRGSEEDSAVESRTAMRKMHQYLTGVIAAKRNEPTDDLLSDLIGARDEHDRLSEPELLAMAFLILYTGYTSAVNLIGNAALALLLHPEVMTSVRAGSTPIRAVLEETLRWNAPVTLGIRRFALADLAIGGVNIPAGSRVWVSLASAHRDPAQFSNPDRFQPERPAAHLDFGHGIHYCLGAPLARLEAEVALTRLLNRFPDLDLAVPADELEWLPSFHHRGLKTLPVTW, encoded by the coding sequence ATGACCGACCCGTACCGAACGTACGCCCGGCTGCGGGAAGCCGGGCCGGTGCACCACACCACCACTCCTGACGGCGCCCCCGTGTGGGTCGTCACCCGCTACGAGGATGTGCGTGCCGCTCTCACGGACCCGCGGTTATCGCTGAACAAGGCAAACGCCCACACTGCCGGCCGCTACAAGTCATCCATGCCGCCGGAACTGGACGCGCATCTCCTCAATACGGATCCACCTGACCACACGCGGCTTCGCCGACTGGTCTCCAAGGGTTTCACCGCCCGGCGTGTCGAGGGTCTGCGGCAGGGCGTCCAGGCGCACGTCGATGGACTCCTGGACGCCATCGCAGACCGGCCAGCCGACCTGATGCAGGCCCTGGCAAACCCTCTGCCCATGATGGTCATCTGCGAACTTCTCGGCATTCCTACGCAGGACCACAGTGACTTCCGCACCTGGACCCGTAGCGTGCGGGGGTCCGAGGAGGACTCGGCCGTGGAATCCCGTACCGCCATGCGGAAGATGCACCAGTACCTCACCGGAGTGATCGCTGCCAAGCGCAACGAGCCGACCGATGACCTGCTTTCCGATTTGATCGGGGCTCGCGACGAACATGACAGACTGAGCGAACCGGAGCTGCTCGCCATGGCGTTCCTGATCCTCTACACCGGCTACACCAGTGCGGTGAACCTGATCGGTAATGCCGCGTTGGCGCTCCTGCTGCACCCAGAGGTGATGACTTCGGTTCGGGCCGGCAGCACACCGATCCGCGCGGTGCTGGAAGAGACACTCCGCTGGAACGCCCCCGTCACGCTGGGGATCCGACGCTTCGCTCTGGCAGATCTCGCCATCGGCGGCGTCAACATCCCCGCCGGATCCCGCGTCTGGGTCTCACTCGCCTCGGCCCACCGAGACCCGGCCCAGTTCTCCAATCCCGACCGCTTCCAGCCCGAACGACCGGCTGCCCACCTGGACTTCGGCCACGGAATCCACTACTGCCTTGGTGCCCCCCTGGCGCGCCTTGAAGCCGAGGTCGCTCTCACGCGTCTCCTGAACCGATTCCCTGATCTGGACCTTGCAGTTCCCGCCGACGAGTTGGAATGGCTACCCTCGTTTCATCATCGCGGCCTGAAGACGCTGCCAGTGACCTGGTGA
- a CDS encoding winged helix DNA-binding protein codes for MPDTTISDQLAGLSPAVIHVYTQLIAFTDPATVDDIAQAADTARSSTFKALVTLEERNLAHRNRGIKNGPDRRPDLWHAPHTAPTPTLEPPSIREEPVAQAVAAPCAAAPAPGNNHQMREPYESTDYRTDEKCDASASQRAASSAPQPAQRPATLQPNGITPATVSPGGSKRLARGALRQLVIDHLNAHPGESFTATRISRVIDRSSGAVANALVTLSTQGLIEQVTDRPRTYRATPQERTA; via the coding sequence ATGCCCGACACCACGATCAGCGACCAACTGGCGGGGCTTTCCCCCGCCGTCATCCACGTCTACACCCAACTCATCGCCTTCACCGACCCAGCCACCGTCGACGACATCGCCCAAGCAGCCGACACCGCCCGCTCCAGCACCTTCAAGGCCCTCGTCACCCTCGAAGAGCGAAACCTCGCCCACCGCAACCGAGGTATCAAGAACGGCCCCGACCGCCGGCCCGACCTCTGGCACGCCCCCCACACCGCCCCGACCCCGACGTTGGAACCACCCAGCATTCGTGAGGAACCGGTAGCACAGGCAGTCGCCGCACCCTGCGCGGCTGCCCCAGCCCCGGGCAACAACCACCAGATGAGGGAACCGTACGAGTCCACCGATTATCGAACCGACGAGAAGTGCGACGCCTCGGCATCGCAGCGGGCTGCCTCATCCGCTCCGCAACCTGCCCAGCGCCCCGCAACCCTCCAGCCGAATGGCATCACCCCCGCAACCGTCTCACCCGGCGGAAGCAAGCGCCTTGCCCGCGGAGCCCTCCGACAGCTTGTCATCGACCACCTCAACGCCCACCCCGGTGAATCCTTCACCGCCACACGGATCAGCCGCGTGATCGACCGTTCGTCCGGTGCCGTCGCCAACGCGCTCGTCACCTTGTCCACGCAAGGTCTCATCGAGCAGGTCACCGATCGCCCGCGCACCTATCGCGCGACACCCCAGGAACGGACTGCGTAG
- a CDS encoding TRM11 family SAM-dependent methyltransferase translates to MPIPLSVWNTAPTSAPAQRKGRYVPGSAAHPAKMLPRIAAHAISTYTRPGDLVLDPMCGIGTTLVEAIHLGRSALGVEYEPKWADLARLNAASATRQDGTSAGAVHCGDARKLTQLIPAARRGEVDLVVTSPPYGSSVHGQVRSSRETGERGVVKKDYRYSHDPSNLAHVSTDRLLDAFTDILVQCRLMLRPGGTVVVTARPWRERGELIDLPSAVLAAGKAAGLTPTERCVALLAGIRDSRLITRPSFFQMKNARDARRQGIPLAVIQHEDVLIFTKPVSPNRPRDGALTLRRPPCGNRATRTHATGGACRSRIHKTQVGGGRHRPG, encoded by the coding sequence GTGCCCATCCCCCTCTCGGTGTGGAACACCGCCCCCACCTCCGCCCCAGCGCAACGCAAAGGCCGCTACGTGCCCGGCTCGGCCGCCCACCCCGCCAAGATGCTCCCGCGGATCGCCGCCCACGCCATCTCCACCTACACGCGCCCTGGCGACCTGGTCCTCGACCCGATGTGCGGCATCGGCACCACCCTCGTCGAGGCCATCCACCTCGGCCGCAGCGCCCTCGGCGTCGAGTACGAACCCAAATGGGCCGACCTCGCGCGCCTCAACGCCGCCTCCGCCACACGACAAGACGGCACCAGCGCCGGCGCCGTGCACTGCGGCGACGCCCGAAAACTCACCCAGCTCATCCCCGCCGCCCGCCGCGGCGAGGTAGACCTCGTGGTGACCTCACCGCCGTACGGAAGCTCCGTGCACGGCCAGGTCCGCTCCAGCCGCGAGACCGGCGAACGCGGCGTGGTCAAGAAGGACTACCGCTACAGCCACGACCCCTCCAACCTCGCCCACGTCTCCACCGACCGGCTCCTGGACGCCTTCACCGACATCCTCGTCCAGTGTCGCTTGATGCTGAGGCCAGGCGGCACGGTCGTGGTCACCGCCCGCCCGTGGCGCGAACGAGGCGAACTCATCGACTTGCCGTCGGCAGTCCTCGCCGCCGGCAAAGCCGCCGGCCTCACTCCCACTGAACGCTGCGTTGCCCTCCTCGCAGGCATCCGCGACAGCCGCCTGATCACCCGACCGTCGTTCTTCCAGATGAAGAACGCACGCGACGCCCGCCGCCAGGGCATCCCCCTCGCGGTGATCCAGCACGAGGACGTCCTCATCTTCACCAAGCCGGTCAGCCCGAACAGACCACGCGACGGCGCGCTGACGCTGCGCAGGCCACCGTGTGGAAACCGAGCGACCCGAACACACGCCACTGGGGGCGCTTGCCGATCCCGTATCCACAAGACGCAAGTCGGTGGTGGCCGCCACCGACCCGGCTGA
- a CDS encoding pilin: MLARLRRPYRPVVRSLGRWLFRLGFVAACTASALLADPPCVWAVADIPTVITNLRNWIVGILAGLATLFLTFGGLRYLMAGCDPGEVEAAKRGLKAAAIGYGLAILAPVIVTVLQGIVGAGGGKR; the protein is encoded by the coding sequence ATGCTCGCAAGGCTCCGTCGGCCGTACCGGCCTGTGGTCCGGTCGCTCGGGCGGTGGTTGTTCCGGCTGGGGTTCGTCGCGGCCTGCACCGCTTCGGCGCTGCTGGCGGACCCGCCCTGCGTATGGGCAGTCGCGGACATCCCGACCGTCATCACGAATCTGCGGAACTGGATCGTCGGCATCCTCGCCGGGCTCGCCACCCTGTTCCTCACCTTCGGCGGGCTGCGCTACCTGATGGCCGGCTGTGATCCCGGCGAAGTTGAGGCCGCAAAGCGGGGGTTGAAAGCTGCGGCGATCGGCTACGGGCTGGCGATCCTGGCCCCGGTGATCGTGACGGTGCTGCAGGGCATCGTCGGCGCCGGCGGGGGCAAGCGGTGA
- a CDS encoding MAB_1171c family putative transporter: MLIFNLVYGVLAVITWSAFFYKLRDLIRDPCSRELRLLCLAIASFATPFVIASPWLYVRIDRAIGVTNICTLFVYSSCALTEAAFLALLVSWSSAQHRVKVWHRILVAYAVITIASMVTLFCLGDVSDGEHDVDFDVHYAKTLYISQFLLIYALLFVVGMIGLVFMCWRYAKVVDRPWLRRGLRTIAVGAIFGMGYGVPKTVSNLWDTFGTSPLHFISINVAPMSASVAAWLFAAGFTMPAWGVGLDRSRERLALNGAYRRLRPLWAALTQAFPEVVLFPDVHTAKARMRLRDEDPGFVVSRTVIEIRDGQLALRPHYDPGVAEAARTLCAARGLTFEEVEAVVEAAQIKAALGVRETGGHTAEHAGDVPHDPAAGDMSEERDWLIRVAEAFQHSALVDQAAATKNQPTAEAKR, from the coding sequence ATGCTTATCTTCAACCTTGTCTACGGGGTCCTGGCAGTCATCACTTGGAGCGCGTTCTTCTACAAACTCCGGGACCTCATCAGAGACCCCTGTAGCCGGGAGCTCCGGTTACTGTGCCTGGCGATAGCCTCCTTCGCCACACCCTTCGTCATCGCATCACCGTGGCTCTACGTGCGCATCGACCGCGCGATCGGCGTCACCAACATCTGCACCCTGTTCGTCTACTCGTCCTGCGCTCTGACCGAGGCGGCCTTCCTTGCCCTGCTGGTGAGCTGGTCGTCCGCACAACACCGCGTCAAGGTGTGGCACCGCATCCTGGTCGCTTATGCCGTCATCACCATCGCCTCCATGGTGACGCTTTTCTGCCTCGGTGACGTGAGCGACGGCGAACACGACGTCGACTTTGACGTCCACTACGCCAAAACCCTTTACATCTCCCAGTTCCTGCTGATCTATGCGCTGCTGTTCGTCGTCGGCATGATCGGCCTGGTCTTCATGTGCTGGCGCTACGCCAAGGTCGTTGACCGGCCATGGCTGCGCCGCGGTCTCAGGACCATCGCCGTCGGCGCGATCTTCGGAATGGGCTACGGCGTGCCCAAGACCGTCTCCAATCTCTGGGACACGTTCGGCACGTCGCCGCTTCACTTCATCAGCATCAACGTGGCGCCCATGAGTGCAAGCGTCGCCGCCTGGCTCTTCGCCGCCGGTTTCACCATGCCCGCCTGGGGCGTCGGTCTTGACCGCTCCCGCGAGCGCCTTGCACTGAACGGCGCCTACCGGCGCCTGCGCCCCCTGTGGGCAGCTCTCACCCAGGCCTTCCCGGAAGTCGTGCTGTTCCCCGACGTGCACACAGCCAAGGCACGCATGCGACTGCGTGACGAGGACCCTGGCTTCGTCGTCAGCCGCACCGTCATCGAGATCCGCGACGGCCAGCTCGCCCTCCGCCCACACTACGACCCCGGGGTAGCCGAGGCCGCACGCACGCTGTGCGCTGCCCGGGGCCTGACCTTCGAGGAAGTCGAGGCCGTTGTGGAGGCGGCACAGATCAAGGCAGCCCTTGGTGTACGTGAAACTGGCGGGCACACAGCGGAGCACGCTGGTGATGTCCCACACGACCCTGCCGCCGGCGACATGAGTGAGGAACGTGATTGGCTCATCCGCGTAGCAGAAGCATTCCAGCACTCGGCACTCGTTGACCAGGCAGCAGCCACCAAGAACCAGCCCACAGCGGAAGCGAAACGATGA